A window of the Candidatus Paraluminiphilus aquimaris genome harbors these coding sequences:
- the gluQRS gene encoding tRNA glutamyl-Q(34) synthetase GluQRS, with protein MYKGRFAPSPTGPLHFGSLVAALASFLDARYNQGTWQVRLDDIDPPRHDRSSFQTIPDCLEQHGLFWDNDLLLQSRRKETHEFYISKLRRAGRIFTCTCTRTTLGPLGQCQSDCPEKRHGQGSIRLHLSDATEPGFTDLVLGPQIPTVMPKNFVMKRRDGLIAYQLATAVDDIDEGYTHIIRGSDLLDSTFRQMAIHEALGKLSPRYGHLPLVTDSLGNKLSKQAGAQAVDETRPVANLRLALDFLNQTSPPSAAKSVGDVLNFATEHWRLNQLNQG; from the coding sequence ATGTATAAAGGCCGGTTCGCTCCTTCACCAACCGGTCCACTCCATTTCGGCTCTCTAGTCGCCGCCCTCGCAAGCTTCCTCGATGCGCGATATAACCAGGGCACGTGGCAGGTGAGACTCGATGATATCGATCCACCCCGACACGATCGATCAAGCTTCCAAACGATTCCCGATTGCCTCGAACAGCATGGCTTGTTCTGGGACAATGATCTACTTCTGCAGAGTCGCCGGAAAGAAACGCACGAGTTCTACATCAGTAAACTGCGACGTGCAGGGCGCATATTCACTTGCACCTGCACTCGCACAACGCTGGGCCCCTTAGGGCAGTGCCAATCCGATTGCCCCGAAAAGCGACATGGACAAGGAAGTATTCGGCTTCACTTGAGCGATGCCACTGAACCGGGCTTCACCGATCTTGTTCTCGGGCCCCAAATACCGACCGTGATGCCCAAAAATTTTGTTATGAAGCGCAGGGACGGGTTGATTGCCTACCAGCTTGCTACGGCTGTTGATGACATCGACGAAGGTTATACCCACATCATACGAGGCAGCGATTTACTGGACTCCACATTTCGACAAATGGCGATTCATGAGGCGCTTGGCAAATTATCGCCACGTTATGGCCATTTACCGCTCGTGACTGATTCCCTCGGTAACAAGTTAAGCAAGCAAGCTGGTGCACAGGCTGTCGATGAAACGCGCCCGGTCGCTAACTTACGATTAGCGCTCGACTTTCTAAACCAAACAAGCCCGCCCAGCGCTGCCAAATCTGTTGGTGACGTACTCAATTTTGCGACCGAACACTGGCGTCTGAATCAACTGAACCAAGGATAA